A window from Drosophila miranda strain MSH22 chromosome Y unlocalized genomic scaffold, D.miranda_PacBio2.1 Contig_Y2_pilon, whole genome shotgun sequence encodes these proteins:
- the LOC108160997 gene encoding uncharacterized protein LOC108160997 isoform X1 translates to MSQTEREREHFVPHNAKILSFLLLAHLGLGQSQQSPATDYGEAQPPEGYYAFVESPNALPPRVRPPPYTFVNSDCKDVAAGKKSTVSVHNICGDLNKVQIPKNPLGQNVLGEPYPFELIRNQTLKFLSKTLPVLKADDTLPKVTQIIRDEPVEPLDNNNIDRPSPGSGSTRIRRSVPDGIQSNEYIYFDRALDEEDGHHQQQQQQREEQQKRAAEERKPRKFCDGGGVFCTLYRAIHGDTGSAAAATPTAERREEVGPIRYEGPPTPCPAKVEYATPVFAKNYQGAWRYVVQIPYEGYFTQTLEVTRCIQARCHYLDGGCLSSPRWVSLLVAEIFYPNAEDTVPTSSTTTQAPSVQDFQAYQQYLQKRAGVATASDGTSSTGPNGAGAGAAPADAHCDGHDELGCFQVRLYYDWFLIPGSCKCWRPDYFAKYVRRKSVADL, encoded by the exons atgtctcagacggagagagagagagagcatttCGTTCCACACAATGCG aaaaTTCTCAGCTTTCTGCTGCTGGCCCACTTGGGTCTTGGCCAGTCGCAGCAATCGCCCGCAACGGACTACGGTGAGGCGCAGCCGCCTGAAGGCTACTACGCCTTTGTGGAGTCCCCGAACGCCTTGCCACCAAGGGTCAGGCCGCCACCGTATACCTTCGTGAATTCGGACTGTAAGGATGTGGCTGCGGGCAAGAAGTCGACCGTCTCCGTGCACAACATCTGCGGCGATCTGAACAAGGTACAGATACCCAAGAATCCTCTCGGACAAAACGTACTTGGCGAGCCCTATCCCTT CGAGCTTATACGCAACCAGACGCTGAAGTTCCTCTCGAAGACTCTGCCCGTGCTGAAGGCCGACGACACCTTGCCCAAGGTCACCCAGATCATACGCGACGAGCCCGTGGAGCCGCtggacaacaacaacatcgaCAGGCCCTCTCCCGGCTCCGGATCCACACGCATTCGTCGCAGCGTCCCCGATGGCATACAGTCCAATGAGTACATCTACTTCGATCGTGCTTTGGACGAGGAGGACGGacaccatcagcagcagcagcagcagcgagagGAGCAACAGAAAAGAGCCGCCGAAGAGCGCAAACCCCGAAAGTTCTGCGATGGCGGTGGTGT ATTCTGCACATTATATCGGGCCATTCATGGAGACACTGGcagtgctgccgctgccacgcCCACAGCAGAGAGACGGGAGGAAGTGGGACCCATTAGATATGAGGGTCCGCCCACACCCTGCCCCGCCAAGGTGGAGTATGCCACGCCAGTGTTCGCAAAGAACTACCAGGGCGCCTGGCGCTATGTGGTCCAGATCCCCTACGAGGGCTACTTCACCCAGACGTTGGAGGTGACGCGCTGCATCCAGGCCAGGTGCCACTATCTCGACGGTGGATGTCTCTCCTCGCCCCGCTGGGTTAGCCTGCTGGTTGCAGAGATCTTCTACCCCAATGCGGAGGACACGGTGCCCACCAGCTCAACGACCACCCAGGCGCCCTCGGTGCAGGACTTCCAGGCCTATCAGCAGTACCTGCAGAAGCGTGCCGGTGTGGCCACCGCCTCCGATGGCACCTCCTCCACGGGTCCGAATGGAGCCGGAGCGGGTGCGGCGCCAGCCGATGCCCACTGCGATGGGCACGATGAGCTGGGCTGCTTCCAGGTGCGCCTCTACTACGACTGGTTCTTGATCCCCGGCTCCTGCAAGTGCTGGCGTCCGGACTACTTTGCCAAATACGTGCGCCGGAAGTCAGTGGCCGATTTGTGA
- the LOC108160997 gene encoding uncharacterized protein LOC108160997 isoform X2 — MDYRLLLKILSFLLLAHLGLGQSQQSPATDYGEAQPPEGYYAFVESPNALPPRVRPPPYTFVNSDCKDVAAGKKSTVSVHNICGDLNKVQIPKNPLGQNVLGEPYPFELIRNQTLKFLSKTLPVLKADDTLPKVTQIIRDEPVEPLDNNNIDRPSPGSGSTRIRRSVPDGIQSNEYIYFDRALDEEDGHHQQQQQQREEQQKRAAEERKPRKFCDGGGVFCTLYRAIHGDTGSAAAATPTAERREEVGPIRYEGPPTPCPAKVEYATPVFAKNYQGAWRYVVQIPYEGYFTQTLEVTRCIQARCHYLDGGCLSSPRWVSLLVAEIFYPNAEDTVPTSSTTTQAPSVQDFQAYQQYLQKRAGVATASDGTSSTGPNGAGAGAAPADAHCDGHDELGCFQVRLYYDWFLIPGSCKCWRPDYFAKYVRRKSVADL, encoded by the exons aaaaTTCTCAGCTTTCTGCTGCTGGCCCACTTGGGTCTTGGCCAGTCGCAGCAATCGCCCGCAACGGACTACGGTGAGGCGCAGCCGCCTGAAGGCTACTACGCCTTTGTGGAGTCCCCGAACGCCTTGCCACCAAGGGTCAGGCCGCCACCGTATACCTTCGTGAATTCGGACTGTAAGGATGTGGCTGCGGGCAAGAAGTCGACCGTCTCCGTGCACAACATCTGCGGCGATCTGAACAAGGTACAGATACCCAAGAATCCTCTCGGACAAAACGTACTTGGCGAGCCCTATCCCTT CGAGCTTATACGCAACCAGACGCTGAAGTTCCTCTCGAAGACTCTGCCCGTGCTGAAGGCCGACGACACCTTGCCCAAGGTCACCCAGATCATACGCGACGAGCCCGTGGAGCCGCtggacaacaacaacatcgaCAGGCCCTCTCCCGGCTCCGGATCCACACGCATTCGTCGCAGCGTCCCCGATGGCATACAGTCCAATGAGTACATCTACTTCGATCGTGCTTTGGACGAGGAGGACGGacaccatcagcagcagcagcagcagcgagagGAGCAACAGAAAAGAGCCGCCGAAGAGCGCAAACCCCGAAAGTTCTGCGATGGCGGTGGTGT ATTCTGCACATTATATCGGGCCATTCATGGAGACACTGGcagtgctgccgctgccacgcCCACAGCAGAGAGACGGGAGGAAGTGGGACCCATTAGATATGAGGGTCCGCCCACACCCTGCCCCGCCAAGGTGGAGTATGCCACGCCAGTGTTCGCAAAGAACTACCAGGGCGCCTGGCGCTATGTGGTCCAGATCCCCTACGAGGGCTACTTCACCCAGACGTTGGAGGTGACGCGCTGCATCCAGGCCAGGTGCCACTATCTCGACGGTGGATGTCTCTCCTCGCCCCGCTGGGTTAGCCTGCTGGTTGCAGAGATCTTCTACCCCAATGCGGAGGACACGGTGCCCACCAGCTCAACGACCACCCAGGCGCCCTCGGTGCAGGACTTCCAGGCCTATCAGCAGTACCTGCAGAAGCGTGCCGGTGTGGCCACCGCCTCCGATGGCACCTCCTCCACGGGTCCGAATGGAGCCGGAGCGGGTGCGGCGCCAGCCGATGCCCACTGCGATGGGCACGATGAGCTGGGCTGCTTCCAGGTGCGCCTCTACTACGACTGGTTCTTGATCCCCGGCTCCTGCAAGTGCTGGCGTCCGGACTACTTTGCCAAATACGTGCGCCGGAAGTCAGTGGCCGATTTGTGA